A section of the Salmo salar chromosome ssa05, Ssal_v3.1, whole genome shotgun sequence genome encodes:
- the LOC106605184 gene encoding uncharacterized protein: MIMFLSPVTCGYQCVSVHFQTPQPVNVLPAGRLVLQVQSDHGPKEIISMITWEREPENAKTPGNPGKMTLITFPGQDKLLDGRLSLEQQGSILKLEGFGVADSGVYIVTVTDQAGVKTSAQCIVKEYEAVHHPSVRVNASHSSLFCVETWGTDLKFSWLHERAAISDAVGHVSPDGKTLFISSSPICGHFTCMSRVRERTKGPRWQWSGSSSYWSVEQC; encoded by the exons ATGATCATGTTTCTGTCCCCAGTGACTTGTGGGTACCAGTGCGTGTCGGTCCACTTCCAGACCCCGCAGCCGGTCAATGTACTCCCAGCCGGACGTCTAGTTCTCCAGGTCCAGAGCGACCACGGTCCAAAAGAAATTATCTCCATGATAACCTGGGAGCGGGAGCCAGAGAATGCAAAAACTCCAGGGAATCCTGGGAAAATGACGTTGATTACGTTCCCCGGTCAAGACAAACTCTTGGACGGGCGTCTGAGTCTGGAGCAGCAGGGGTCAATACTGAAGCTGGAGGGCTTTGGCGTGGCGGACAGCGGGGTGTACATCGTGACCGTCACTGACCAGGCTGGTGTCAAGACCTCTGCGCAGTGTATCGTCAAGGAGTACG AGGCTGTGCACCACCCCTCAGTGAGAGTGAACGCGTCCCACTCCTCCCTGTTCTGTGTGGAGACCTGGGGGACAGACCTTAAATTCAGCTGGCTCCACGAGCGGGCAGCCATCTCCGATGCTGTGGGACACGTGTCGCCTGATGGGAAGACCCTGttcatctcctcctcccccatctgTGGTCACTTCACCTGCATG AGCCgtgtgagagagaggacaaaAGGACCACGGTGGCAGTGGTCTGGCTCATCATCCTACTGGTCTGTGGAGCAGTGCTAG
- the LOC106605155 gene encoding uncharacterized protein, with protein METQHILVWRICLILALLPHPHQCLSVHFQNKGLLYVAPGRELVLQTQFQITPTEKIIMVIWDRQTEKGQGQVRLANHQDAPGNPLDQKEASFRVENISSSDYGMYTITVTDQMGNEQSANILVREIVAAPVASLSLQCEVANDRAQWDSPVFSWLVDGVELSNQTDNLSADGRRLYVSGMKGHNYTCVVNSSLGTSVTYYVTDSPTPSQSIQSCNTLCGVLLGFIIAILITCGYLYWKCRQRRT; from the exons ATGGAAACACAGCATATCCTGGTCTGGCGTATTTGTCTGATCCTGGCCCTCT TGCCCCACCCACACCAATGCCTGTCAGTGCATTTCCAGAACAAGGGTCTCCTTTATGTGGCTCCGGGGAGAGAGCTGGTCCTGCAGACCCAGTTCCAGATTACACCAACAGAGAAGATCATCATGGTGATTTGGGACCGCCAGACTGAGAAGGGTCAGGGACAGGTCAGGCTGGCCAATCACCAAGATGCACCTGGCAATCCTCTAGACCAGAAGGAGGCCTCATTTAGGGTGGAGAATATAAGTTCATCTGACTATGGAATGTACACCATCACTGTGACTGACCAGATGGGGAACGAGCAATCAGCAAATATACTTGTTAGAGAGATTG TTGCTGCTCCTGTAGCGTCTTTGTCGCTCCAGTGTGAGGTGGCCAATGACAGGGCACAGTGGGACAGCCCAGTGTTTTCCTGGTTGGTGGATGGGGTAGAGCTGTCCAATCAGACAGACAATCTCTCTGCAGATGGCAGGAGACTCTACGTGTCCGGAATGAAGGGCCACAACTACACCTGTGTTGTCAACAGCAGTCTGGGGACAAGTGTCACATACTACGTCACTG ATTCTCCTACACCATCCCAAAGTATCCAATCCTGTAACACTCTGTGTGGTGTATTACTGGGCTTCATCATAGCGATTCTAATCACATGTGGATATCTCTACTG GAAATGCAGACAGCGGAGGACATGA